The Ipomoea triloba cultivar NCNSP0323 chromosome 13, ASM357664v1 genomic interval AGTCTTTTACAAGGGTTGAAAACATTGAAGATCCAGAGACAATGTTCACTTGTGAAAACTGTAAAGAGCAAGTGCTGATCGAGAAGCAGCTTTTACTGGATGAGGCCCCGACAGTTGCTACCTTTCATTTGAAGAGATTCAAAAATGATGGTTCTGTTGTTGAGAAGATTGACAAACATGTTGCATTCCCACTTGAGTTGGATTTGCTTCCTTATGCTGAAATGAATCATATAAGTAATGTGAGTCACtgttatatttttgtattattctTGCAATGATTTCAATTTTGTGAGTAATCATTAGGCCTCTCCCATGTGGAATTATTGATATCCCCCCAAAAAGgaaatatttattcattagAATGTTAGGTGGTTGGTTTAGATCTCGAATTTGGTAGTAGCTACTGCCTTATTTTGAAACTCTACATagagtagcgtttcaaaataagctattattttaagttttttcatagagtttatagcttatttgtaTCTTAAATGAGTTATAAGATTTGAAATAAGTTTTACCAAACATAGCAAATGTTTCTTAAACCCATCAACTTTGAATACATCTCTTATATTGTTTTATATGTTTCATCTGCAGGGGGATTCAAAATATTGTCTTTATGCAATTGTAGTGCACAATGGGTTCTCATCTTGTTCTGGGCACTATTACTGCTTCATCCGTTCTGCCTCGGATGCATGGTACAAGTTTGATGATTCAAAGGTATGCCATTCATGACAGGTTTCTTTCACCCTTTTCAATTTTTGGCTGATTGCTTCCATCCTGTGATTTTAGGACTATTACTGCAGATCTGTTagatatgaattaaattgatgGTATAATTCTGTAGGTTTCAAGGGTTAGAGAAGAATTTGTCATGTCACAGGAGGCATATATTCTATTCTATGCCAAGCAAGGCACTCCATGGTTTTCGGATTTcattcaaacacaaaagctaatAATGCCTAGCACTTCTCCCAAGTCGGTGTTAGATAATGAGGATGTCGTTTCTTGTAATCCACTCGGGATGAGCAGTAGTGTTGCTGATACGGTGGCTTCCCCGATGAGATTCAATGGAGTGACACATGAGAGGATCGAGGAGGAAAGTGTAGGAAacgaaaatgaaaacaaaaacgAAACTCCATTCATGATGCCAACTAAGTCTTTAGATGTCTGTTCTCCTGAAGCTATGATGAAAATGGCTTCTCCTTCTTCATCTCTACAAGCCAGCAAGAGACCGAAGATTGGCGTTCCTAAACAGCATGTCCCGGATTTGATTCCCACAACACCACCACGGTCCCCAAGCCCGGAAATATACAGAGAGGACTCCCCTGGTAAAATTACTCCCTAGCTGATTTCTGTGACCAAAAATTAAGCAGAGAGAGCCagtagtgtgtatatataactcTTGTCTTGGTTTTGAATTGCAGAAAACGTGTTTTGTTCTATTCCGCGTCCTCCACAGCATTTGAAAGTGGCAGATCGGGCTTCTTGCAAAAGGCAACTAGAGAAGGAAGTGGTGACCGAGGAAAGAAAGCAGGCGATGTTGGCAATCAAGAAAAATATGCGTGGGTCGAGAGCCCAGCAATATATGGCTGCTTTGAGAGGAACACGGAGTGAAGGTTCTGTCAACAAGAAGAGCAGACGGATGGAGACTTCATCACCACCAATAAAACACACAGCAAATCTTCCTTCTAGATCACCACGTCCCATATTTGCCAGCACCCTCCGATGAGATGAGCAGCAGCCAGGaggttaaatttaaaatttgtggaTAGATAGTTTATGTTTGTTACACATACCATCATTAATCAAACAGGAAACATTTAGTTTTCAACTGCGTTTGTTGTTTGGGGTCTAGAGTTTTGTAAATTGCAGGAAGGATTGTTAACCACTCCGTAAACTAcccaattattttttaatcagTTGATGCAAATTTCTTGCATAATAATGTTACAAGGAAGTGCCATTTTCCTTGTATCTATATCACTTGCAATATGCTTAACATCATTTTAGATTTCTAACTACTAgcttataattttttaacttttagttatttttcaACTTTTAGTTAGGTTTGTCAAGCATAGTCGTAATGGTTTCATGAGCATTTGTATTTCAAAGATTTTACTTCAAGGGTCCCTAGTTCGATCCTGGGCATCAACATTTTCAGCctattaaaattgaatattaacaaggtaaattatttgcacttgtaTATAAAGTCATATGGCACCATAAAATTTCGTCTGGATTTCTTGAACTATGAATCACATTGCTTTTCCATGAATTTCAGAATTTGTTGAAAAGCTTGAACAACTTCTTCTCTAGACGAGAAAGATTTATACAAATTGTCGCTAAATTGGTGGACCTACACTTTTGCACTTTCCAATTATCATACACTCCCGAACGATGTTCAAGATATGTTCAGATACGAAAGTAAGATACTGATAATTTCTCAGAATCCTCACTAAAATCTAACCCAACAGATTTGAAGATACGAAATGATCACGATGAAATTACTTTTCATATAAATTGATATGAAGAGGCGAAATGACTATTGTTGCATCCCTATTTATAGAGGATATAATGCGACACGACCATTGATGCAGTTGAAATAGCACGCCTCAGAAGTGACTAGTGCATTAAATAACACAGTTGTATTTTCCAAACACAAAAATATGTATAAGCTTTTGCTCATGATTATCATTATTTCTTCAtccatctcattttatgtgtcgagttcggttaacgaggtaGGATTGAAGTTatttagaatttaatttttcataatattaagtttagaactAGTATGTAAAACTTATATATcgagaaattacattaaaagtgttattaaatacaaaaaaaatcaaaatttaaaaattataagaaacaACTTTTCCGAGCAGGGATGAGTTCTGGTGCGAAAAGGGTAGGGAAACTTGCCTCATCcctacattatatatatatatatgggccgcccaggagagaactgagaacgaaTCGCAACGCGCTACGTGTCTAGGATGTAGTTGCacttaacgttataactagctgcacctaatgttataactaggtgtacccaggtgcataaatgttaataaAGTAGATTACttacacttgtaagtgaaaatagatgcacaagtgcaagtaacatgtattacaggtgcaactAAATTGTACATTGGGCATCAATGCTAAGTGCATCTAATGGTATAACTAGGTCCACCTAAtattataattaggtgcacctaggttgcactcaagtgcatgaatgttaataaggtaaattacttgcacttgtaagtgaaaataggttcacaagtgcaagtaaaatgtattgcagatgcaagtaaaatgtattacaggtgcaagtgaattgtacactaagcatcaatactaagtgcacctaatgttataactaggtgcacctaatgttataattaggtgcacctaaatTACACTtagatgcatgaatattaacaaggtaaattatttgcacttgtaagtgaaaataggtgcaaaactaggtgcacttgtaagtgaaactatgtgcacttataacacaattacttgcaccaaagtttgagttatttacgaaaatactACCGTGCCGtttctttaaaattacatctgattcgttgatctggagacgtggacggctgtgaagcgttctcatttccttcttGGGCAGCAGTTCACATAGGAGCGCgcccatatatatatgggatgagTTATGGTGCAGAAATTGGCTTAAGTGTGAAAATGCGGttagatttgagccgttgataaAATCTAGATCAAatcattgaaaattaaaaaaaaaaaaccacgcGTATAACAACTAGTACTCAAACTTGAACTCAATTTTATACTCAATCTTGTACTCTTTTTGGTATTACTTTCTTTCACTCTTTCTTCaacaattgacgcaccttaagtatacaaatcacacaccttaagaaggaaaatacgcacctaaagcttcaGACCGATGCACTTAAGTTTtcacaactgacgcaccttaaccacacaaaccacgcaccttaataAGCCAAACCACGCACTTAAAACTTTagactgacgcaccttaagttatcaactgaagaactgacgcaccttaagcacagaaaccacacaccttaagaaggaaaatcatgcaccttaaacacaaaacctacgcaccttaagcacaaaacttatgcaccttaagttccCAACTGCATAAGTGACGCACCTTAACCATagaaatcacgcacctaaagaaggaacacgacgcaccttaagcacaagatctacgcaccttaagtttgacccatatgaaATATGACCAAATTGTCACCGCCTTTATTTAACGTTGTTAATCTTGGACGTTGATTTTGGtaagatcaatggctctcctCTCACCACACAactaggggtgggaataggccaggcccctttATAGGGGCCTACGGGCTGGCCTACTTAGGGCCTAGTatggcctagcctatttagtaAAAAGGTCAGGCTTAGGCCTAAttaaaagcctatttagttaaataggcttaggcctatatttaaaagcccggcctacaagcccgcaggcctagcttatttatatatttatatttaatatttaattattatatattacattttatatctatatttttatatttataatttacccctaataaataaataaataaataaataaataaatatatatatatatatatatatatatatatatatatatatatatatatatatatatatatatatatatatatatatatatatatatatatatatatatatattgtatacataacTACAACCCTAATTCCTAATACCCAAATCCCAAATACGACttactaattagtaaacaaTGTTAGTCTATTAgatattactagttactactGCTATTATGCTGAATTGCTAATAATTAGTGTTATTTAATTACTAGTAATAATTCTGCTAGTTGTCTAGTGTTTATAGTTTAATAGCAATAAGTAAAGTAGTAATACTAATGTAATATGAGCCTACTAGTAATTGATTGCAAGATTTATagatttgtagtaatactagtaattagtaaacaatgtattgttgaattttgtatcacgaatttttacttattaaacttgtggtgttggatattgtattatgaaatatgaacttatggTTTTTCcattcattatgaaatatgaacttaggtatttttgtaaattttttacaagtATACTTTAAAATGCTTTAAAATGTAGGTCTTAAATAGGttcaaagcctatttaggatctatattttgaagcctttttaaaggcctatatgttaaataggcttttaaaaagacTTCAGGCCAGGCCAGaccaactgtaggctcaggcttgagcctgaaaaaaagcctacatacaggctcaggcccaggcccaggctttagatttccatCGCAGGCCCAgacctaattttctaaagcgcGGCTCAGCCTAGCCTATTCCACcccacacacaaatatatatatatatatatatatatatatatatatatatatatatatatatatatatatatatatatatatatatatatatatatatatatatatatatatatatatatatatatatatatatatatattgtatacataacTACAACCCTAATTCCTAATACCCAAATCCCAAATACGACttactaattagtaaacaaTGTTAGTCTATTAgatattactagttactactGCTATTATGCTGAATTGCTAATAATTAGTGTTATTTAATTACTAGTAATAATTCTGCTAGTTGTCTAGTGTTTATAGTTTAATAGCAATAAGTAAAGTAGTAATACTAATGTAATATGAGCCTACTAGTAATTGATTGCAAGATTTATagatttgtagtaatactagtaattagtaaacaatgtattgttgaattttgtatcacgaatttttacttattaaacttgtggtgttggatattgtattatgaaatatgaacttatggTTTTGCcattcattatgaaatatgaacttaggtattttttgtaaattttttacaagtATACTTTAAAATGCTTTAAAATGTAGGTCTTAAATAGGttcaaagcctatttaggatctatattttgaagcctttttaaaggcctatatgttaaataggcttttaaaaagacTTCAGGCCAGGCCAGaccaactgtaggctcaggcttgagcctgaaaaaaagcctacatacaggctcaggcccaggcccaggctttagatttccatCGCAGGCCCAgacctaattttctaaagcgcGGCTcagcctagcctatttccacccctacaCACAACCACACgtgaactgaattatatatatatatatatatatatatatatatatatatatatatatatatatatatatatatattttttttatatatatatatatatatatatatatatatatatatatatatatatatatatatatatatattgaaaatcaatatatatatatagaaatttgctcaaatgtggccgcgccttttGCGGTCGGTGCAGTATACACTACTAGTGTGAACAAAATATACCACTAGTGTTATGAAAACGCACAaacacaccaaaaaacacacagcacacccaatatatatatagaaatttgcTCAAATGTAGCCGCGCCTTTTGCGGTCGGTGCAGTATACATTACTAGTGTGAACAAAATATACCACTAGTGTtatgaaaatgcacaaatacaccaaaaaacacacagcacacccaaaataatacaccataactcccctaccctaattttgcatttttgaacactgtgtggtgtatatttacatacctagtaGTGCAACTGAATTGACCACAAGTTAAGGCATGGCCGCATTTGagcaaacttatatatatatatatgtgtgtgtgtgtgtgtgtgtgtgtgtgtgtgtgtttctattcaaatgtggctgcGCTTTTTCGTCCAATCGGTGCggaatacaccactatgtatataaatatacatcactcaatgttagaaaatgcacca includes:
- the LOC116001791 gene encoding ubiquitin carboxyl-terminal hydrolase 20-like, producing the protein METHSSETLETQNCPDPPKTRALSPVTGTSPDFDDLSDWDDDTEKEHLQDDKHLFVGGGLSNLGNTCFLNAVLQCFMHTVPVLKGLQASNHPSPCDGYIEGFCALCALKELIDIFLATNSGVVSPWKLVNNLNYFSSSFQRYQQEDAHEFLQCFLDRLESCCNGNFVKQTFGGRLISKLCCCNCGHCSDTYEPLIDLSLEIEDVDSIPAALESFTRVENIEDPETMFTCENCKEQVLIEKQLLLDEAPTVATFHLKRFKNDGSVVEKIDKHVAFPLELDLLPYAEMNHISNGDSKYCLYAIVVHNGFSSCSGHYYCFIRSASDAWYKFDDSKVSRVREEFVMSQEAYILFYAKQGTPWFSDFIQTQKLIMPSTSPKSVLDNEDVVSCNPLGMSSSVADTVASPMRFNGVTHERIEEESVGNENENKNETPFMMPTKSLDVCSPEAMMKMASPSSSLQASKRPKIGVPKQHVPDLIPTTPPRSPSPEIYREDSPENVFCSIPRPPQHLKVADRASCKRQLEKEVVTEERKQAMLAIKKNMRGSRAQQYMAALRGTRSEGSVNKKSRRMETSSPPIKHTANLPSRSPRPIFASTLR